A single Polynucleobacter acidiphobus DNA region contains:
- a CDS encoding copper-binding protein has protein sequence MKYLLLLIVSLFSLSAAAASEWVRAEVVRVDTAKQRIVLKHEPIPSIKMPAMTMRFDVVKEVPLDSYRPGDRVQFQFKEAGGSLDVTALEKLK, from the coding sequence ATGAAATACCTTTTATTACTAATCGTTAGCCTGTTTTCCCTATCGGCTGCTGCAGCCTCAGAGTGGGTTAGGGCAGAAGTCGTTCGTGTGGATACCGCAAAACAGCGGATCGTTCTTAAGCATGAGCCGATTCCCAGTATCAAAATGCCGGCTATGACTATGCGCTTTGACGTGGTTAAAGAAGTGCCACTGGATTCGTATCGGCCTGGAGATCGTGTGCAATTTCAGTTTAAGGAAGCCGGTGGCAGTCTAGATGTCACCGCGCTGGAGAAGCTGAAATGA
- a CDS encoding heavy-metal-associated domain-containing protein: MMKSIYSILFIALMGLGSAAHASMKVTVNGMVCSFCAQGIEKSISKMGETKAVFVDLKNKVVVIEPKEGKTLNEKEISAEIKDAGYDVVKIETIPQTVAQFRAQQKEKK, translated from the coding sequence ATGATGAAATCAATTTATTCCATTCTATTTATTGCACTCATGGGTTTGGGGTCTGCAGCACATGCCAGTATGAAGGTGACGGTAAACGGTATGGTGTGCTCCTTCTGTGCCCAAGGAATTGAGAAGAGCATTTCGAAGATGGGTGAAACTAAGGCAGTGTTTGTAGACCTCAAGAATAAGGTCGTCGTCATTGAGCCCAAAGAAGGAAAAACACTCAATGAGAAAGAAATTTCTGCCGAGATTAAAGATGCGGGCTACGATGTAGTGAAGATTGAGACCATTCCGCAGACCGTTGCGCAATTTAGAGCTCAGCAGAAAGAGAAGAAATGA
- a CDS encoding monovalent cation/H+ antiporter subunit A has translation MTLLTIILLPLLVGTTLALLAARFSRVASAWAVAGVTATSLGLLLSYSSRIFSGEKIIAKYTWLPELGIDFAFRLDGLAYLFALLILCIGLLIILYAKYYLSDTDPIGKFYAYLMLFMAAMLGIVLTENILLTIVFWELTSISSFLLIGYWNFKSESRRGARMALTVTGGGGLAMLAGFLLLGHVAGTYELSGIFAARETIQSSPLYLPILILILLGVFTKSAQFPFHFWLPQAMAAPTPVSAYLHSATMVKAGVFMLARLYPALGGTYDFEIIVSVIGLITMAFAAYVAIFKHDLKGLLAYSTISHLGLIIFLIGLSSPLSAAAAVFHIINHATFKASLFMVAGIIDHECGTRDMRRLRGLYKFMPYTATLAMVAAASMAGIPLFNGFLSKEMFFTESLTLSHLGWFGVIAPVVVTFGGMCSVAYSARFVHNVFFNGTAKDLPHTPHEPPRFMKIPVELLVVICIAVGVLPAITVAPLVFLAAYDVFGGPIPPYTIAIWHGFNTPLIMSIIAVFGGVVMFWLLQHRFNLHLHAPKELNGTRIFVHFIESLLGTARWITRTIQNGSLQRYLAVLIAAVLLIGLWPFMQYGYTTGDASLTPANPVAIVIWAIAVLAAIATAVVHRHRLTAVILVGVVGLATALTFAYFSAPDLALTQLSVEVVSTALMLMALALIPRNGPKESSSSRRTRDIVLSILAGAGVSALLWAVLTRPHESIAWYYLAQSVPLGGGSNVVNVILVDFRGFDTFGEIIVLGIAAIGALSLMDGLKIERQLLPGSLNSVMLSVAARTLLPFAVLVSVYIFLRGHNLPGGGFIAGLITSVALVMQYMAGGLVATSAKLKMDFPKLIGSGVLIAGITGLGSFIFGAGFLTSTYGYPALPLIGKIPLASAAAFDLGVYLTVVGATLLTISALSGASQRDSNAKGIA, from the coding sequence ATGACCTTATTGACGATTATTTTATTGCCACTGCTTGTTGGAACAACCTTGGCTTTGTTGGCTGCTCGCTTTAGTCGAGTAGCCTCTGCTTGGGCCGTGGCAGGGGTCACAGCGACTAGTCTTGGACTGCTACTCAGTTATAGCAGTCGTATCTTTAGTGGTGAAAAGATCATCGCGAAGTACACCTGGCTTCCCGAGCTTGGTATTGATTTTGCCTTTCGTCTCGATGGACTTGCTTATTTATTTGCTCTTCTGATTCTGTGTATTGGCTTACTGATTATTTTGTATGCCAAATACTATTTATCCGATACCGATCCCATTGGTAAGTTTTATGCCTACCTCATGCTCTTTATGGCAGCGATGTTGGGGATTGTTCTAACTGAGAACATTTTGCTCACAATTGTTTTTTGGGAGCTCACCAGTATTTCATCATTCTTGTTGATTGGATATTGGAACTTTAAGTCTGAGTCTCGACGTGGGGCTCGCATGGCTTTAACAGTGACCGGTGGCGGAGGCTTAGCAATGCTTGCCGGTTTCTTATTGCTGGGGCATGTGGCTGGCACCTATGAGTTATCCGGGATCTTTGCCGCACGCGAGACCATTCAATCAAGCCCGCTTTACTTGCCGATCTTAATCTTAATTTTGTTGGGCGTATTTACAAAATCAGCACAATTCCCATTCCACTTTTGGTTACCGCAGGCTATGGCGGCCCCAACTCCTGTATCGGCCTATCTGCACTCGGCCACGATGGTGAAAGCAGGGGTTTTCATGTTGGCCCGTTTATATCCAGCCTTAGGTGGTACCTACGATTTTGAAATCATTGTTTCAGTGATTGGCTTAATCACGATGGCATTCGCTGCTTATGTGGCCATCTTTAAGCACGATTTAAAAGGACTCTTGGCGTATTCCACGATCAGCCATCTCGGACTGATTATCTTTTTGATTGGCTTAAGTTCGCCGCTCTCAGCTGCGGCAGCGGTCTTTCATATCATCAACCATGCGACCTTCAAGGCGTCGCTATTCATGGTAGCAGGCATCATTGACCACGAGTGCGGAACCCGCGATATGCGCCGTTTGCGAGGGCTCTATAAGTTCATGCCCTACACCGCAACGCTGGCGATGGTGGCTGCAGCCTCGATGGCGGGCATCCCATTATTTAATGGGTTCTTATCCAAAGAGATGTTCTTTACAGAGTCTTTGACCTTATCGCATCTTGGATGGTTTGGTGTGATCGCACCAGTGGTAGTAACCTTTGGGGGAATGTGTAGCGTTGCCTACTCCGCACGCTTTGTACACAACGTGTTCTTTAATGGCACAGCCAAAGATTTGCCTCATACTCCGCATGAGCCACCGCGCTTCATGAAGATCCCAGTTGAGTTATTAGTGGTGATTTGTATTGCTGTTGGCGTATTACCAGCGATTACCGTAGCGCCTCTCGTATTCCTGGCTGCTTACGACGTCTTTGGTGGCCCAATTCCTCCCTATACGATTGCAATTTGGCATGGATTTAATACACCGCTCATCATGAGCATCATTGCTGTATTCGGCGGAGTCGTGATGTTCTGGTTATTACAGCATCGCTTTAATTTGCATTTGCATGCACCCAAAGAGTTAAACGGCACGCGGATTTTTGTGCACTTTATTGAGTCCTTACTAGGCACTGCCCGTTGGATCACCCGGACCATCCAGAATGGCTCCTTGCAACGCTATCTTGCTGTCTTGATTGCTGCGGTTCTTCTAATTGGATTGTGGCCATTCATGCAATATGGCTACACCACGGGCGATGCTTCTCTGACCCCAGCTAATCCAGTAGCCATCGTGATTTGGGCCATTGCTGTCTTGGCTGCGATTGCAACTGCCGTGGTTCATCGTCACCGTTTAACGGCAGTGATCTTAGTTGGGGTGGTGGGGTTGGCAACCGCGCTGACTTTTGCGTATTTCTCGGCACCGGATTTGGCCCTAACGCAGTTATCGGTGGAAGTGGTAAGCACCGCGCTCATGCTAATGGCCTTAGCTTTGATTCCTCGTAATGGTCCTAAGGAGTCTAGCTCAAGCCGCAGAACCCGTGACATTGTTTTATCAATTCTGGCAGGCGCTGGGGTATCCGCTTTACTGTGGGCGGTATTAACTCGACCCCATGAATCAATTGCCTGGTATTACTTGGCACAAAGTGTGCCATTGGGCGGTGGTAGCAATGTGGTGAACGTAATCCTGGTCGACTTCCGGGGCTTTGATACCTTTGGTGAAATCATCGTTCTTGGGATTGCGGCAATTGGCGCATTGAGTCTGATGGATGGATTAAAAATCGAGCGTCAACTACTACCAGGTTCATTAAATTCCGTGATGCTCTCGGTTGCAGCCCGAACTCTCTTGCCCTTTGCGGTTCTGGTTAGTGTTTATATCTTCTTGCGTGGCCATAATCTGCCAGGTGGGGGATTCATTGCGGGATTGATTACATCGGTTGCTTTAGTGATGCAGTACATGGCCGGCGGACTAGTTGCAACATCTGCCAAGCTCAAAATGGATTTCCCCAAGCTGATTGGTAGTGGTGTGCTGATTGCCGGAATCACTGGACTCGGAAGCTTTATCTTTGGGGCAGGATTCTTGACGAGCACCTACGGTTACCCGGCCTTACCCCTCATTGGAAAAATTCCACTTGCGAGTGCGGCAGCTTTTGATCTAGGGGTCTATCTCACCGTCGTTGGGGCAACCTTGTTAACCATCTCTGCGCTCTCAGGCGCAAGCCAACGGGATTCCAACGCGAAAGGGATCGCCTAG
- a CDS encoding Na+/H+ antiporter subunit C produces the protein MELLLASALGIVTACAVYLMLRGRTFSVVLGLSLLGYAINLFIFAMGRLTSGKPPVIDQAVSSYADPIPQALVLTAIVIGFGMTGFIVELALRARNDTKSDHVDGEEPGKGSSSESDQEPSAKHKEEQGS, from the coding sequence ATGGAACTTTTGCTTGCATCCGCCTTAGGCATTGTGACTGCGTGCGCGGTGTATCTGATGCTACGTGGACGAACCTTCTCCGTAGTTCTCGGCCTATCACTACTCGGTTATGCCATCAACCTCTTTATCTTTGCAATGGGTCGTCTCACCAGTGGTAAGCCTCCCGTGATTGATCAAGCCGTATCGTCTTATGCCGATCCGATTCCTCAAGCGCTTGTATTAACGGCCATTGTGATTGGTTTTGGAATGACTGGTTTTATTGTGGAATTAGCCTTACGGGCTCGGAATGACACTAAATCCGATCACGTGGATGGTGAGGAGCCGGGTAAAGGTTCAAGCTCAGAGTCAGATCAAGAGCCAAGTGCCAAGCATAAGGAAGAGCAGGGATCATGA
- a CDS encoding monovalent cation/H+ antiporter subunit D produces MSHLLVLPIVLPALTAALLLLMGRQLAISRVISFVASALLLLIGIQLFQDANSGAIQTYVLGDWAAPFGIVLVLDRLSGLMVLLTSIVAIAALFYAMQGWDQRGKYFHALFQFQLMGINGAFLTGDLFNLFVFFEVLLIASYCLLVYGFGERRLRAAVHYVVINLTGSALFLIGVSILYGLTGTLNMAQLAERIASSAADDIALIRSASLLLIAVFGIKAALFPLYFWLPNAYSSASAPVAALFAIMTKIGIYAIFRFNSLIFGGSEGVTADITSPWLMPVAMLTLILGGLGALAAKRLLELIAYLTVASVGMILMAYSIGNQASFSGALFYMVHSTLISAALFLLAEMIGQARGSIEEKLQTGPLMKQGVALGIAVLIAGAIAIGLPLSSGFLAKLMILQSATLNPHMPLIWTLILLASFIGLIGLSRAGSTLFWKTSHVYAADAHSPSFGQWLPILFLLGASLLMVVYAAPLKQITDQTAAQMKAPQRYIEAVVGQTADRAPRALPRELRP; encoded by the coding sequence ATGAGTCACCTTCTTGTGCTGCCGATTGTCTTGCCTGCGCTTACAGCGGCTCTATTACTTCTCATGGGGCGCCAACTCGCAATTAGTCGCGTGATTAGTTTTGTTGCTAGTGCATTATTGCTACTCATCGGAATCCAATTATTTCAGGATGCGAATAGCGGGGCGATTCAGACCTATGTATTGGGTGATTGGGCTGCACCGTTTGGCATCGTATTAGTTCTGGATCGTTTATCAGGATTAATGGTATTGCTGACCTCGATTGTGGCAATTGCTGCACTGTTTTATGCGATGCAGGGCTGGGACCAGCGTGGTAAGTACTTTCATGCTTTATTTCAGTTTCAATTGATGGGCATCAATGGGGCGTTCTTAACCGGCGACTTATTTAACCTATTCGTTTTCTTTGAAGTCTTATTAATCGCCTCCTATTGCTTATTAGTTTATGGATTTGGTGAGCGCCGTTTGCGGGCAGCGGTTCACTATGTGGTGATTAACCTGACTGGTTCTGCCTTATTCTTAATTGGGGTCAGCATTCTATATGGTCTGACTGGCACCTTAAATATGGCCCAGTTGGCAGAGCGGATTGCTAGTTCAGCCGCGGACGACATCGCCTTGATACGTTCAGCTAGTTTATTGCTAATCGCTGTCTTCGGAATTAAAGCAGCACTATTTCCTCTGTATTTCTGGCTTCCCAATGCCTACTCGAGTGCATCGGCACCGGTTGCTGCCTTGTTTGCCATCATGACCAAGATTGGTATCTATGCCATTTTCCGCTTTAACAGCTTGATATTTGGTGGCTCTGAGGGCGTGACGGCTGATATCACTAGCCCTTGGCTGATGCCTGTGGCTATGTTGACCCTGATACTTGGGGGATTGGGTGCATTGGCTGCAAAGCGTCTTTTAGAGCTAATTGCTTACTTAACGGTGGCATCCGTTGGAATGATCTTGATGGCCTATTCGATTGGCAATCAGGCTTCGTTCTCAGGGGCCTTGTTTTACATGGTCCACAGCACCTTAATTTCAGCGGCACTCTTTTTGCTAGCCGAGATGATCGGACAGGCGAGGGGATCGATCGAGGAAAAACTTCAAACGGGGCCGCTCATGAAGCAGGGGGTTGCCTTGGGAATCGCCGTTCTAATTGCTGGGGCAATTGCGATTGGTCTACCTCTGTCATCTGGCTTCTTGGCAAAGCTAATGATCTTACAAAGCGCAACATTAAATCCACACATGCCATTGATTTGGACCCTCATCTTGCTAGCAAGTTTTATTGGCTTAATTGGTTTATCTCGGGCCGGAAGCACCTTGTTCTGGAAAACATCCCATGTATATGCCGCTGATGCGCATTCCCCAAGTTTTGGTCAGTGGTTGCCGATTCTTTTCTTACTCGGTGCAAGTTTATTGATGGTGGTTTATGCGGCCCCCTTAAAGCAAATAACCGATCAAACCGCTGCACAAATGAAAGCGCCACAACGCTATATTGAAGCGGTGGTTGGCCAAACTGCAGATCGTGCACCGCGGGCCTTGCCACGGGAGTTGAGACCATGA
- a CDS encoding Na+/H+ antiporter subunit E, with the protein MKRWLPHPVLSILLFIAWLLLSADFSLAHIVLAAILAWAIPYVCRSFLAGLPPVKSPWAALRLLFVVTYDIVVANVVVARLILGSPKKLRPLFVEMPITLTQPMSISLLASIITMTPGTVSAELTDDNRVLIIHALDCADPSALIAEIQNRYEKPLMEIFGC; encoded by the coding sequence ATGAAGCGTTGGTTGCCGCACCCAGTTCTATCGATCCTGCTTTTTATTGCATGGCTACTTTTATCTGCTGATTTCTCTTTAGCGCATATTGTGTTGGCGGCCATCTTGGCGTGGGCTATTCCTTATGTATGCCGGTCATTTTTAGCGGGTTTGCCTCCCGTTAAAAGTCCTTGGGCAGCATTGCGGCTTCTTTTTGTGGTTACCTACGATATTGTGGTGGCGAATGTGGTGGTTGCTCGGCTGATATTGGGGTCTCCCAAAAAACTCAGACCGCTGTTTGTGGAAATGCCAATCACATTGACCCAGCCCATGTCGATTTCATTATTGGCCAGCATTATTACCATGACCCCCGGGACGGTATCTGCTGAGCTCACGGATGATAATCGCGTATTAATCATCCACGCCCTCGATTGTGCTGACCCAAGTGCCCTAATTGCCGAAATTCAGAATCGATACGAAAAACCTCTCATGGAGATTTTTGGATGCTAG
- a CDS encoding K+/H+ antiporter subunit F, which yields MLDLSIKITLVAIALSMGITVYRLIKGPDAPDRILALDTLYVTAVALLIVLGIYDGSPIYFEAALLIALMGFVGTVALSRYLARGDVMD from the coding sequence ATGCTAGATCTTTCTATCAAAATCACCTTAGTCGCAATTGCGCTCTCAATGGGCATTACGGTGTATCGCTTAATTAAGGGGCCCGATGCGCCGGATCGTATTTTGGCTTTAGATACCTTGTATGTCACTGCGGTAGCACTTTTAATTGTGCTCGGTATTTATGATGGTAGCCCCATCTATTTTGAAGCCGCATTATTAATTGCCTTGATGGGTTTCGTGGGCACGGTTGCGCTATCGCGCTATTTGGCTCGTGGCGATGTGATGGACTAA